CCAGTGCTTTTTTGATCACAAGTCTTACCTCATTTAGCGTGGCATTATGGTTGTCTATTAAAAAAGGATATAAGTATTTTATACCACTGCAGGTATATAAAATTATATTTTCAACTTTGTGTATGGCTATATTTCTACCTGAATTACGAGTTTATCACTTCGTTATGATTAATATTCCCATAGTCAACCTTGTTATTGATGTACTTATTGGCGTGAGCATTTTCTCATGTGTGCTTGCCTTACTAAATTATAAAAAATGTAAAGCATGGATAATAAATGAAAAGTGAAAGTATTTATAGAGTAATGGTGTTCACTTTTTTGACGGCATTTATTTTTGGCGGCTATTTACTAGAAAACGTAGGTATAAAATACGTATCAGAAGGCGGAAATCCGTTAGTTAAAATACATATTTCAACGTATATATTAATGCTAACCGTTGCAATTTTTACGCTTAGAAGAGGTATTAATGTGCCTTTAACTAGCCTAAAAGAGCTTAGGGCATCATGGCTAATAAGTTTTTTATGTATTTTACTTGTTATATTTTATGGCTTAATTAGATTTGGTACGTCGGGCATGGCTTACTTGGTCGATACTATGGTAGCCCCACTTTTAGGTCTATATTTATTGAGTCAGTTGAGTATCACACATAAAAACAAATTATTAACCTTACTTGCATACTTACTATTCATAAATTCTGCTATAGCTATTTTAGAGTTTATATTAGGTAGTACACTAATATCCGTCGAGTTTTCAAGTTTTAGTCACTTTAGATCAACGGCTCTGTTAACTCATCCACTTAATAACGCGTTGATTACCGCTGCATTGGCACCTTTACTAATGAGCTATACGCGAATTCCTTATTTAATCTATTTTACTGTAGTTACGTTAGCACTGTTTGCTTTTGGTGGGCGAGCTGCAACAGGCATATTCATGCTAGGTGTATTTATTTTAATAGCACCTAAGGTGCCTGCATTTATGGCTGCAGGGGTTCGCGTGTCAAAAATGCGCTTTGCGGTAATACAAGCGCTGGCTTTTTTTGCGTCTATCTTCACAATATTAGTTATTACTTTGACCCCCATCGGTGCCCGCATACTAAGTAAGTTGCATATTGATGGTAGTGCTCAAGCGCGATTTGATGTTTTTATAATTCTTGAACAATTAAGCCTACGTGAGTGGTTTTTAGGAGCCTCACAAACTTTACTAGAAAATATCGCTTTTTATATTCAAATAGATGTTATAGAGAATTACATAATAGGCTGGATTGTTAGTTTTGGTATCATATGTACAGTTTTTTTGTTTTTAAGTTGCTATAAATTACCACTTAAAATTGCATTGGGAAAAAATAGAAATTCAGCCAAAATCGCTTTGATTGTTTTTATTTTAGTTTCATTAACAAATAATGCTTTGACGACTAAAACTCCAGCCTTACTCTTTTTAATTAGTGCAATGTACTTAGTTGTATCTAGAAGGAACGGAAAATGATTTCAGTAAGTTTTAGGCTTAGTGCTCATTTAAGTTGGCCTTGTGAATTAGTGTGTTTTTCAATATTTGTCGGTTAAAGGATTACTATAATGTTTACAAGTAAAATTTATAAAAAAAGCCCAGTTTCAATTCAAAATATTTTATTGAGTACGCGTGCATTAGTAAGAAAAAAGCTTAGAGAAAACAATAAATGTGAACAATATACTCAAGAACTAATTGCCCATGAGTATGACTCTGAGATTTTAGGTAAATACCATGATAAAACGCTACATAAAACTATTAAGCAAGCACGAAATACCGTTGAATATTATAAAAGTTATGACCTTAATTTAAAAACGTTTCCTTTTATTGATAAATTGGAAGTGAATAGCAATAAGGATAAGTTTTTATCGTCCAAAAAGTCAGGCACGGTTATTAAAGGTGCAACAAGTGGCACAACAGGCGCGCCTCTAGTTATTCCACAAGATATGGAATCGGTCATAACTGAGCAAGCTTTTATTAATAGAGGGTTAGCTTGGGCTGGATTTAAAGAAGGTGATAAACGAGCGTGGATCAGGGGTGATATGATTGTACCACTCGAACAAAAAAAGGCGCCATTTTGGCGTTACTCTTACTTTGAAAATATGATTATGCTCTCATCCTTTCATATGGTGCCTAATAACTTACAGTCATATATAAATGCAATGGCTGAGTTTGGTGTACAAGTTATACAGGCATATCCCTCATCGATTGTCACGCTAGCTAAGTATTTAGAAGTTAATAATGAATATTATCCAGGTGAAATAAAGTCAATTGTTACATCATCTGAATCACTAACAAAGGAAGATAAACATCTAATTGAAACGCGCTTTAAATGCACTGTTTTTGATTGGTATGGGTTATTTGAACGTGTAGCTGCTATTGCAAGCTGCGAGCACGGTCGTTATCACATATTAACAGACTATGCTCATGTAGAATTACTGCCGGCAGGAAAAGCAGAGGATGGCCGTGACCGAGCTGAAATTGTCGGTACTAACTTTAATAACTCTTTTTACCCATTAATTCGTTATAAAACCGGCGACCATGTTATTTTGTCTGATGAGCCAAACTGCCCATGTGGTCGTGTATTTCCAATTGTGGATTCTATAGAAGGAAGAACAGGTGATTACCTTATTGCAGAAGATGGTCAAAAAGTTCATATATTAAATCACATTCCTAAAGGAGTAAGTGGTTTGTTAGGGGCGCAGTTTGTACAAAAAGAACATATGAAAATTGAAGTACTAGTTACTTGTAATAATGACTTTACAACTGAACAAAAGCTTAAGCTTATAGATAATACAAAAGAGCGCTTAGGTAATAAAATGGATGTCACTATTACAATAGTAGATAATTTAATACGAACAAAAAATGGCAAAATGAAACAAGCTATTTGCGATTTGTAAGGTGTTACAATGCATTACTTTACGGTGTTAAAGCATAAGCTCATAGAAAAAGTTAGGACTTTATATTTAATTAATTTTAACTATAGATATAAAGATAATATACAGCGATATAAGTTGTCGAAAAATAAAAAAAATAAAAGTTTAATTAAAGCTGAAATTAAACAGTTAAAAGATTATTGGGGGTGCTATCCTCTGCAGTATTTTAATCACGACTTTTATTCAAAAGATTGCACGCTTTCTATGGATGAAATGAAACAATTTATACCTAGCTATTATTTTTATCGAATAATATTTCCCCAGTATGATGATTCAAAATACTTATTGAATATCGTTGAAGATAAAATGGTTATGGATACTTTATTTAAAGGAATGGGTTACCCAAGTGCTAATGTAATAATTAAAAAGAAAGCTAATTATGTTTTTAATTCAGATGGCACAACTTTAAACTATCAAACATTTCAAGAGCTATTAGAAATGCGTACCTGCAATAAATTGTTTATTAAACCGGTGCATGGACGGGGTGGTTGTGGAATTTTAGTTGCAAAAAGACAAGGTAAGGCCTTTTACATAAAAGATAATGAATTTGATTATCACTTTCTAATAAATCTGAAAGATAATTACGTTATAGAGGAAGCAATAGTTCAACATGATGCAATAACAGCGGTGTATCCACATAGTGTAAATACACTTAGAGCTATAACAAAGAGGAATACAGCTGGTTTAATTGAAATTGTTGCAGTAACCCTTCGAATGGGCTCAAACGGTAGCGAGATTGATAATACCTCTGCCGGTGGATTAGTTGTTGGAATTAATAGTGAAAGTGGTTGTGCTTTAAAGAATTATGCAACTCACGAATATGGTTTAAAGCAGTTTTTTGAACACCCTGATACAGGTTATCAATTTGAACAGCTAAAAATTCCAAACTGGCTTGGCATTAAAAACAAGCTTATTGAACTAGCGAAAAAAAATATAATTATGAATTTAGTAGGATGGGATATAGCAATAACAAATGATGGTATTTTGGTTGTCGAGATCAATACCCTATTTGGTATTGACGGCTTGCAGTCTGCTCATGGCGGGTTAGAAAGTAAATTTATTGAAAATAAAAAATTTGATATATAAGGGAATGACATTGAAGAGCAATGTACTAGTAATTAGTGTGTCTAATAATGCAAAGGGCGGGGTCGCTAGTGTTGTAACTACATTTATGAAGAATGACTTTTTGAATGATTTATATAATATACATTATTTCCATTCTAATGATCCCAGCGGAAAGTTTAAAAAACATTGGTCTTTTTTATTGGCTATTATTTATTTTCCTTTTTTATTATTACTTAACCGTTTTGATGTTGCTCATATACATGGCTCTTTAAAAGGGAGCTTTACACGTAAAAGTTATTTTTTATTTTGGCTGAGAGTGTTTTCTATTCCGACCATATATCAGTGCCATGCGGCCGAGGTAGAACAATTTTTCAACGGTTTAAGTCATGCAAAGAGAAATATTGTTGTTAAAATATTCAAAAAATATCAGCTTTGTTTATGTTTAGGCACAAGCTGGGTAAAAAAGTTTGAAACATTGACTTATAGAGATTGGGAAGTTTTATTTAACCCCGTACCTGAATTGACACTCAACAAAGAAAAACATAGCACTTGTAACTTTAGCTTTATGGGAGAACTTAGTGATCGGAAAGGCATAAAAGATTTAATACATGCTTTTGCAAAAGCTGAAAACGATAATGCACGTTTACTTGTAGCAGGGAATGGTGATGTTAATAGTTTAGTAACGCTATGCAGTGAACTGGGTATTTCAGAAAAAGTAGAATTTTTAGGTTGGATTAACAAAGAACAAAAACTTGATTTGCTGGCTCGCACTGATGTTGTTGTGCTGCCAAGTTATGCTGAGGGATTACCTATGAGTATTCTTGAAGCTATGTCTGTTGGTATACCTGTTATTACAACTCCCGTAGGTGCAGTAGAAGATGCCATTACACATAATGAACATGGCTTGTTAGTGCAGCCAGGCAATATTGCTCAAATTGCTGATGCTTTAAGTGAGCTTGACCATGACTCAAATAAGCGAACTCAATTAGGAGAGGCTGCAAAAATAAAATTTTTAAAGTGTTTTCAAGATGATGTAGTGGCTGAAGCGTTATCTGATTACTATCAGCAATTAATTGATGGGGTTAAAAAGTGAATAGTCAAATTGGCTTAATAACAAAACAGATGTTTTCTGCTGCAAAACAGGATAAATATGCAGGCCAAGACCCGTTTGATGGCCTTAATAGTAAGCTATTCGACATTTTTCCCTCGTTTAAAAAAGGTTTAGTTGGTTTAGCGTGGATACAACTTCATAAACGTTTAGCAATTAACTTGCGGCCATTATGTGCTGTTCCCAAAAAGCGCAACCCAAAAGGTATTGGCTTATTTATTTTAGGTTTATTAGAAGACTATAAAGCAACCAATGATCAAATTTATTTAGGTGAAGCAATAAAGCTAGCGGATTGGTTACTAACACAGCAAAGTGATAAAACTATTTGGCAGCATAGCTGCTGGGGCTACCACTTTGACTGGAATGCACGCGCCTTTTTTGTACCTAAAGGTAAGCCAAACGTAATTACTACTATTTATGTTGCTCAGGCTTTATATGCATTAAGTGAAATCACCAAAGACAAAAAATACAGCGAACCTGCAATTGATAGTGCGCATTTTATTGTAAAAACATTATATAAAGAATGTGATGGCAGGCAGTTTTTTGGTTACATACCGGGTGAAACGGCCTTTGTACATAATGCTAGCCTTTGGGGCGCTGCTTGGGTTGCAAAAGTTGCTGTACTAACTAACAACCAACATTACAAACAGCTTGCTTTAAATGCTGCAAAGCAGTCGGTAAGCGAACAGGGAACTGATGGCTCATGGGTATATGGTGCGCGCCACCATCATCAATTTATTGATGGTTTTCATACCGGTTATAACCTTGAGGCATTACGCTTACTAAGCGATGAGTTACAAACGGATGAGTTTGAGGATGCAATTGCAAAAGGTCTTACTTATTATAAAACGCATTTGTTTGAGCAAGACGGCACTGCAAAATATTACAATAATAGTCGTTACCCACTCGATATGCACAGTGTATCGCAAGCTGTTTTTACATTATTAAAAGTAGGTAAAGCGCCAGATGACTTTACTATGGCCGAAAAAGTAATAAACCGTGCAATTCAAACCTTATATATGCCAAAAAAGCAGCGTTTTATTTATCAAAAAAATAAGTATTTTACCAATAAGGTTGATTATGTGCGTTGGACACAAGCATGGGTATATTATTCGTTTGCTTATTTTAATCGACAAAAAATGAATAGCACCAAAAATGCAGTTATTGAACAACTTTAAAACGGACTCAACAATGAAACGTATTGAATTTTTAAAAGCACCCATGGACATAGCCACCATGCAAGAAACGGTGTCTTTTATCGAAAATAGAATTGAGCAAAAGCAATTTTTACAGCATGTTGTGGTTAATGTAGCCAAAATAGTTAATATGCAAAAAGACCCCGTTTTAGCTGAGTCGGTTAAAGCCTGTGAGGTAATTAATATTGACGGTATGGGAGTTGTTTTTGGTGCACGCTTTTTAGGGCACGATGTACCAGAGCGCGTAGCTGGGGTTGACTTATTTCATGAGCTGTTAGCTATGAGTGCCAAACGAGATTTTCCCGTGTTTTTGCTCGGTGCTACTGAAGAGGTGGTAAGTAAAACAGTGGAAGTAGCTAAAACACAAAACCCTAACTTAAATATTGCAGGGTTTAACAATGGCTACTTTTGGGATGATGAAGAAGCCGTGGTAACTAAAATACGCGAGTCGGGCGCAAAATTACTATTTGTAGCGATTACTTCGCCTAAAAAAGAAAATTTCATTAATAAATGGCAAGATAAGCTAGGTGTCGACTTTGTAATGGGTGTTGGCGGTACATTCGATGTAGCAGCTGGCAAAGTAAAGCGCGCACCTCAATGGATGCAAAAAGCTGGTTTAGAGTGGCTTTACAGAGTAATACAAGAGCCTAGTAGAATGTGGAGACGTTACTTAGTCACAAATTCAAAGTTTGCATGGTTACTCATAAAGGCTAAATTGAGAAGTTTTTAAAGCCAGTATCAACCTTGGCAGCTTGAATCGTCTGCTATTTTCAATGCAAACTAAAACCAGTACTTTTTATAAATTAATCATTTAGTGCATTTACAAAGGCTCATTTTTTAAATTTTAAGTATGAGTGGGTGGTTTTTTATCTCATAAAAACCACCTTCACAATCATATCGCCCTAATCATTTAAAGACTAATTCAAAGCAATAACTCAATTCTATAATAAAATTAACCACCACTGATTACGCAAATATTAAAAATACAAGTAATTAACATTTACCCACCCATTGTTGCTGTTTTTTTTGGATCTGTTTTGTTTTATGCACTTAATTAAAGTGTAACATATTGATTTAATGGGCTTGCTAGAGCCAGGTGAGTGGCTTTTAATCCTTTAGTTGTATTTTTTGTTTTAATTTTTGTTTTTGTATATATAATGAACTTTCAACTTTGTTGTGTAATAAATTTTGTTAATTAAATAGTTTATATGTCCATCCAGGATGGAATTTTTACTTTAGAGGGATTAAATGAAAAAAATAATTAATTTAAAAAAATTAAGTGGAGTAATTGCACTTACTTTAACAAGTTCTGTTGCTAATGCGACAGATTTAGGTGTTGCTAATAGTTTTTCTGCTTTTGTTTTTGACGAGTTTAAATCGCATGTTGGCCGTGCAGATGGTGCAATTGCTGCTGGAGAAATTAATTTAAAAGGCGTTTACAGTGTTGGCTATAATCGCCCGTCAAACCCTCATGAGTATTACTTAATTAGTGAAACCGGTATTGAATTTAAGCGTGGCCGCCAATTTGTAGGCAGTATGTTAGCTGGCGGTGGAATAGATGCACATTGGAGTGTTCGTTGGGGCATGGAGCGGGGCGCTACCATTAGTAGTCATCAAGACGAATCGGCCTTTCCGTTTAACTTTGATGAACAAGAAGAACATTACAAACATTTAAGCGCTGAGTTAAATAACTTAAACGAAACAGGCGCTGTAAAGTGGAAGTGGGGCGGGCTTTACCTAAAAGGTGACAAAACCTCTGAAACACAAGTATTTAATATAGATGCTGCGCACTTTGCTGCTGCCCATACCTTTAAAGTTAAAGGTATTCCTAAAGGCGCAACTGTTATTTTTAATATTTCTGGCGATCAAAAAGTTAATGTAAGAAGTAAAAACTTTGCCAGGTTAAGAAAGCATGCTTCTCAAACGGTTTTTAATTTTGTAGATGCACACAACCTAAATATTGAAGGAAGCCGATGGGAGGGAGTGATTTTAGCCCCTTATGCTGATATTAAAGGACTGTTTGGTATTGCAAAAATGCCTGTAATTGGTCAAAGCTTTAAAGGTTCGATGGCATTATTAGGTGGTGAATTTAAGGGTAACCTTCCATCAATCGTTGAACCTATAGCACCGTTTGAAATTACGCAAAAATGGAGTTGGAATTCGAGTGACTTTATGCCGGAGTACAATCAAGTAATGAGTACGCCAGTAGTTGCCCAGCTTAGTGATGACAATAACGATGGTATTATTAATAATAGTGATGTAGCAGATGTAGTAGTAGTTACTTTTAAAGGAAGCGATTATTCGAAGGGGGTTGTTAGAGCTCTGAGTGGTATAGATGGTTCTGAACTTTGGGACTACGCCCAAGGAGCCATTATAGCAGATGCAGCATTCTCCGTGGGTGCTGCTGATTTTGATAACGATGGTGATGTTGAAATTGTAGCGACAAATCGATTTGATAGTTTTATATCTGTGGTTGATAACAATGGAGTAACAAAAAAGCAAATAGCTAAAGTCAATTCTGGTTGGAGAACCACAAGTGACATTACCATAGCAGACATTAATAATGACGGTTCTTTAGAGTTTATTCTTGGTGATGCTCTTTATAATTATGATATTGGCTCATTATTTAACTTTAATAGGGCACCTACCTCTACTATTTTTGATT
The genomic region above belongs to Pseudoalteromonas sp. MM1 and contains:
- a CDS encoding choice-of-anchor A family protein, yielding MKKIINLKKLSGVIALTLTSSVANATDLGVANSFSAFVFDEFKSHVGRADGAIAAGEINLKGVYSVGYNRPSNPHEYYLISETGIEFKRGRQFVGSMLAGGGIDAHWSVRWGMERGATISSHQDESAFPFNFDEQEEHYKHLSAELNNLNETGAVKWKWGGLYLKGDKTSETQVFNIDAAHFAAAHTFKVKGIPKGATVIFNISGDQKVNVRSKNFARLRKHASQTVFNFVDAHNLNIEGSRWEGVILAPYADIKGLFGIAKMPVIGQSFKGSMALLGGEFKGNLPSIVEPIAPFEITQKWSWNSSDFMPEYNQVMSTPVVAQLSDDNNDGIINNSDVADVVVVTFKGSDYSKGVVRALSGIDGSELWDYAQGAIIADAAFSVGAADFDNDGDVEIVATNRFDSFISVVDNNGVTKKQIAKVNSGWRTTSDITIADINNDGSLEFILGDALYNYDIGSLFNFNRAPTSTIFDSNGDGAQEIFTSGKLLDENGAELWSYSGENDIWFSSIADIDNDEKPEVILSIPSGVTSQDKSRIVALEANGNVKWEVNTQANPGGGAHAISNFLGSTKLGIVSAGYNDVTMYNNNGELVWSIPNDDEWSGKIGVSAYDFNGDGIDEVIVQEHLTVRVLNGVNGEVLSSVDNSTASLWEYPIVVDLEGDDNAELVVVSNNYDSRWSINNGVTVYGAADESKPWKNATRIWNQHSYHQTNISQDGKVPEVEKPSWLNNNTYRSSTIK
- a CDS encoding aspartate-semialdehyde dehydrogenase encodes the protein MNSQIGLITKQMFSAAKQDKYAGQDPFDGLNSKLFDIFPSFKKGLVGLAWIQLHKRLAINLRPLCAVPKKRNPKGIGLFILGLLEDYKATNDQIYLGEAIKLADWLLTQQSDKTIWQHSCWGYHFDWNARAFFVPKGKPNVITTIYVAQALYALSEITKDKKYSEPAIDSAHFIVKTLYKECDGRQFFGYIPGETAFVHNASLWGAAWVAKVAVLTNNQHYKQLALNAAKQSVSEQGTDGSWVYGARHHHQFIDGFHTGYNLEALRLLSDELQTDEFEDAIAKGLTYYKTHLFEQDGTAKYYNNSRYPLDMHSVSQAVFTLLKVGKAPDDFTMAEKVINRAIQTLYMPKKQRFIYQKNKYFTNKVDYVRWTQAWVYYSFAYFNRQKMNSTKNAVIEQL
- a CDS encoding WecB/TagA/CpsF family glycosyltransferase, coding for MKRIEFLKAPMDIATMQETVSFIENRIEQKQFLQHVVVNVAKIVNMQKDPVLAESVKACEVINIDGMGVVFGARFLGHDVPERVAGVDLFHELLAMSAKRDFPVFLLGATEEVVSKTVEVAKTQNPNLNIAGFNNGYFWDDEEAVVTKIRESGAKLLFVAITSPKKENFINKWQDKLGVDFVMGVGGTFDVAAGKVKRAPQWMQKAGLEWLYRVIQEPSRMWRRYLVTNSKFAWLLIKAKLRSF
- a CDS encoding sugar-transfer associated ATP-grasp domain-containing protein produces the protein MHYFTVLKHKLIEKVRTLYLINFNYRYKDNIQRYKLSKNKKNKSLIKAEIKQLKDYWGCYPLQYFNHDFYSKDCTLSMDEMKQFIPSYYFYRIIFPQYDDSKYLLNIVEDKMVMDTLFKGMGYPSANVIIKKKANYVFNSDGTTLNYQTFQELLEMRTCNKLFIKPVHGRGGCGILVAKRQGKAFYIKDNEFDYHFLINLKDNYVIEEAIVQHDAITAVYPHSVNTLRAITKRNTAGLIEIVAVTLRMGSNGSEIDNTSAGGLVVGINSESGCALKNYATHEYGLKQFFEHPDTGYQFEQLKIPNWLGIKNKLIELAKKNIIMNLVGWDIAITNDGILVVEINTLFGIDGLQSAHGGLESKFIENKKFDI
- a CDS encoding VpsF family polysaccharide biosynthesis protein (VpsF, distantly related to oligosaccharide ligases, is encoded next to the probable flippase VpsE.), which codes for MKSESIYRVMVFTFLTAFIFGGYLLENVGIKYVSEGGNPLVKIHISTYILMLTVAIFTLRRGINVPLTSLKELRASWLISFLCILLVIFYGLIRFGTSGMAYLVDTMVAPLLGLYLLSQLSITHKNKLLTLLAYLLFINSAIAILEFILGSTLISVEFSSFSHFRSTALLTHPLNNALITAALAPLLMSYTRIPYLIYFTVVTLALFAFGGRAATGIFMLGVFILIAPKVPAFMAAGVRVSKMRFAVIQALAFFASIFTILVITLTPIGARILSKLHIDGSAQARFDVFIILEQLSLREWFLGASQTLLENIAFYIQIDVIENYIIGWIVSFGIICTVFLFLSCYKLPLKIALGKNRNSAKIALIVFILVSLTNNALTTKTPALLFLISAMYLVVSRRNGK
- a CDS encoding glycosyltransferase family 4 protein — its product is MTLKSNVLVISVSNNAKGGVASVVTTFMKNDFLNDLYNIHYFHSNDPSGKFKKHWSFLLAIIYFPFLLLLNRFDVAHIHGSLKGSFTRKSYFLFWLRVFSIPTIYQCHAAEVEQFFNGLSHAKRNIVVKIFKKYQLCLCLGTSWVKKFETLTYRDWEVLFNPVPELTLNKEKHSTCNFSFMGELSDRKGIKDLIHAFAKAENDNARLLVAGNGDVNSLVTLCSELGISEKVEFLGWINKEQKLDLLARTDVVVLPSYAEGLPMSILEAMSVGIPVITTPVGAVEDAITHNEHGLLVQPGNIAQIADALSELDHDSNKRTQLGEAAKIKFLKCFQDDVVAEALSDYYQQLIDGVKK
- a CDS encoding phenylacetate--CoA ligase family protein yields the protein MFTSKIYKKSPVSIQNILLSTRALVRKKLRENNKCEQYTQELIAHEYDSEILGKYHDKTLHKTIKQARNTVEYYKSYDLNLKTFPFIDKLEVNSNKDKFLSSKKSGTVIKGATSGTTGAPLVIPQDMESVITEQAFINRGLAWAGFKEGDKRAWIRGDMIVPLEQKKAPFWRYSYFENMIMLSSFHMVPNNLQSYINAMAEFGVQVIQAYPSSIVTLAKYLEVNNEYYPGEIKSIVTSSESLTKEDKHLIETRFKCTVFDWYGLFERVAAIASCEHGRYHILTDYAHVELLPAGKAEDGRDRAEIVGTNFNNSFYPLIRYKTGDHVILSDEPNCPCGRVFPIVDSIEGRTGDYLIAEDGQKVHILNHIPKGVSGLLGAQFVQKEHMKIEVLVTCNNDFTTEQKLKLIDNTKERLGNKMDVTITIVDNLIRTKNGKMKQAICDL